The genome window GCCCCTTTTACTGCTTTGTCAGCTGAAATCAAATTCTTAACACAGTTCTCTGCCACATACTTTCCCATATCATCATTAATCCTTCTTCCGGATAAAATAATCTGGCTGTGATATCCCATCATTTCTGCTTTATACGTCAAATAGTAAGGATCTACTCCTATACAATGCCCTCCTACAAGTCCCGGGTAAAATTTAAGAAAATTCCATTTCGTACCGGCAGCTTCCAAAACAGCTTTTGTATCAATACCCATTCTATTAAATATAATTGACAATTCATTCATAAAAGCAATATTAATATCTCTTTGGCTATTCTCAATAACCTTAGCAGCTTCTGCAACCTTAATACTCTCTGCGCGATGAACCCCTGCATCCACCACTAACTCATAAACCTTTGCCACGCATTCTAACGTTTCTTCGTCCATACCTGATACAATCTTTGTTATTGTTTCAAGTCTGTGAACCTTATCACCTGGATTAATACGCTCTGGCGAATAACCAATTTTAAAATCAACCCCACATTTTAGTCCGGACTCTTTTTCAAGAATAGGAACGCATACTTCCTCTGTAACACCCGGGTAAACTGTTGACTCAAAAACTACAACAGAACCTGTCGTTAAATTTCTTCCAAGAATAATACTTGCGCTCTCTACAGGAG of Roseburia hominis contains these proteins:
- a CDS encoding nucleotide sugar dehydrogenase; this encodes MKLYNQLITKKEKLSLVGLGYVGMPIAVAFAKKINVIGFDLNTKKIDLYKSGIDPTHEVGDGAISNTTVEFTADESKLREAKFHIVAVPTPVNDDHTPDLTPVESASIILGRNLTTGSVVVFESTVYPGVTEEVCVPILEKESGLKCGVDFKIGYSPERINPGDKVHRLETITKIVSGMDEETLECVAKVYELVVDAGVHRAESIKVAEAAKVIENSQRDINIAFMNELSIIFNRMGIDTKAVLEAAGTKWNFLKFYPGLVGGHCIGVDPYYLTYKAEMMGYHSQIILSGRRINDDMGKYVAENCVKNLISADKAVKGAKVAILGFTFKENCPDTRNTKIVDIVSELNEYGIDPLIADPEADSDEAKQLYGIEFVDMSTIKDMDAIVLAVAHTEFCNFSISEMNSFFGTGTKVLLDIKGLLNRKEYEAAGYIYWRL